Proteins encoded in a region of the bacterium genome:
- a CDS encoding single-stranded DNA-binding protein — translation MASVNKAFIVGNLGRDPEMRYTQTNTPVATFSVATTDQWTDKNGEKQERTEWHRVVAWARLAEICGQYLQKGKQVYIEGRLQTREWEDQNGQKRYTTEIVAREMQMLGRAGDAPPREAYAQQKPARQASQGGADDPFPEAPMPGNDDDDLPF, via the coding sequence ATGGCCAGTGTCAACAAGGCGTTCATCGTGGGCAACCTGGGCCGCGACCCGGAGATGCGTTACACCCAGACCAACACCCCGGTGGCGACCTTCAGCGTCGCGACCACCGACCAGTGGACCGACAAGAACGGCGAGAAGCAGGAGCGCACCGAGTGGCACCGCGTGGTGGCGTGGGCCCGTCTGGCCGAGATCTGCGGCCAGTACCTGCAGAAGGGCAAGCAGGTCTACATCGAGGGCCGCCTGCAGACCCGCGAGTGGGAGGACCAGAACGGGCAGAAGCGCTACACGACCGAGATCGTGGCGCGCGAGATGCAGATGCTCGGCCGCGCCGGCGACGCGCCGCCCCGAGAGGCCTACGCCCAGCAGAAGCCGGCCCGCCAGGCCAGCCAGGGCGGCGCCGACGACCCGTTCCCCGAGGCCCCCATGCCGGGCAACGACGACGACGATCTGCCGTTCTGA